In Acidobacteriota bacterium, the genomic stretch ACGGTGCGGCAGAGCTTCGGCGCGGCGCCGGCCATCCCGGTCGCCTATCTCCCTACCGTGCGGAACCGCTCCCCTTCACGCAGATTCTCGGGGGTGACGAGCGGCAGACCGCCGCGGCGATCGGCGCGGTGCGCGATCTCGACGCGAACATAGCAGTTCGTGTCTACACGTTAACCACCGTGCTCGGGAACACGCTGTTTCTGCCACGCCTTATAGGTTCGCTGCTCGCCGCGTTCGCATTGATCGCGCTGATCCTGTCGGCCGTCGGCCTGTACGGCGTGTCCGCCTGCGCCGTGACGCAGCGCACGCAGGAGATCGGCGTGCGAATGGCGCTCGGCGCCCGCACCGGTCAGGTGGGCTGGATGGTGTTGCGCCGCGGCCTCGCCCCCCTGGGCATCGGACTCGCCGCCGGCATCTGGGGCGCGCTGACCGTCGGCCGGCTGCTGGAGAGCTGGCTCGTCGACACCGCGCCCACCGATCCGATCACCCAGGCGGCCGTCGCCGTCCTTCTGGGCGGCGTGTCGGTGGCGGCGTGCGTCCGGCCCGCGCGACGCGCGGCGCGGCTCGATCCGGTGGTCGCGCTACGTCACGAGTAGTCCGCGGTCATACCGGGTCGGCGGGAAACCACTCTTGCAGGGTGCGCTGGAGCCTCCTGAACGAACGGTCTTCGCAACGTCTAAGGGATACCCTTTCGGCA encodes the following:
- a CDS encoding FtsX-like permease family protein, whose product is MANDHRHFADGAAELRRGAGHPGRLSPYRAEPLPFTQILGGDERQTAAAIGAVRDLDANIAVRVYTLTTVLGNTLFLPRLIGSLLAAFALIALILSAVGLYGVSACAVTQRTQEIGVRMALGARTGQVGWMVLRRGLAPLGIGLAAGIWGALTVGRLLESWLVDTAPTDPITQAAVAVLLGGVSVAACVRPARRAARLDPVVALRHE